CTGGCTCCAGGTTGTAACTTGGGAACATTTACCCAGAAAGGACAggtcaaattcttccctcagtgtGCCCTCTACATGCCCAGAGACTCACAGGAGACTGTGAGGGATAATGTGGCCCTTCAATCTGATACAGCTGAGAGGCAGCTCCTACCTGAACAGGAGGCGACTCCATAGCAAGTTCTCCCGTGGGGTCCTGCTCTGCAAGTGCCACCATGGACAGCCTCACTAGGCTTCTCAGGAGGTGCTGGTGGCGATGGGCTTCCCTGGGCCCCACATCTGGCTCAGCAATTCTCTGTCTCTTCAGAGTCATGTCTGAGGGATGAGTAGTTGGCAGTGAGAGGTCGCAATTCTCATCTCCCAAAGGCTTCAGCTGTGGGTTCTCTAAGCTTTTGGAATGGGTTTGTGCATCTTGAAGGCTTGAGCTCTCTTTTGATGCATTTCTTGGCCTGTGTGGGTGGAAAGGTCTACACTGTATTGCAGGGAGATTGAAGGCATCTTTCTGTTCAGCTGGACCTTTCTGGTTTCTAAGGGTCCTGTACAGTGTTGGGGTTAAATGAAATGAAGTCTGCAGTGGGTCATCCCAGGCACTTTCCTTCAGCAAAGCTTCTTCACAGGACCGAACTTGCTCAGCCTCACTTTGCGAAGCTTGCCTGTTTCTTAGTACAGGGACTAAATATATGTCTGTTTTCTGAATGTGTTTGTGGGGCTTCTTGAGCTGCTGATGTCTGTGGGCATCTTCTGCTTCCCTGCAGTTGTAGGCCATGTtatctttcttctctcttttgcATATAGACACGATTAAAGCcaaaataagaagaaaaatgcCTAATAGCACAGGTAGGCAGATAACAGTCACCATGGATGAGCTCAGCATCTGAGCCTCCTGGGCTGAGTTTGTCAGCTGGTCAAGATGATTTCTGAAACTTAACTGCACAAGGGCTTTTGCCTGCAGCGGTGAGTTCCCTTGATCCTTTACCAACACCTCCAATTCCCATTCACTGCCAATGAGGCTGCTGGCATTGCTGCTGTTGATAAACACCTGCCCTGACAGTGGATCAATGAGAAACAAATTGGTATCATTCCCACTCAGAATGTCATAGTGAAGGGCCCCATTCATGCCAGAATCTGCATCACTGGCAGCTATGGTGAATAGCAGGGAAACGTTTGAATTGAGTGTTGGTGTCATGGTGGTTACTGCTGTACCTTGGGGGCTGTCGTTCCCTAGGGATAGCCACAAGCATCCGGTCTGTGCATTGACTAGAACAATGATCCTTGCTTTGCCTCCCACCAGCACTGGCTGCATGATCACAGGGGAATTATCATTCCTATCAAGCAGACTAACCCTAACAGAAACATTCGACACAAGTTTGGGGTGACCCCCATCTTCTGCTGTCACCAGGAATTCCAGACTTGTCATTTGTTCATAATCAAAAGCTCTGAGCACAAAGATTTCGCCAGTTTTTGAATCAATAGAGACCAAGTCTGAAACAAGGAAATCCTGGATGCTATAGCTGACTTTTCCATTAAAATCTAAGTCAGCATCGTGAGCCTTGACAGTAATCAGGTAGGATGGAGGCACATTGTTCTCAGCAATGGTGACATCATATGTAATTCTTTCAAACAATGGTGGGTTGTCATTGACATCACTGATGCATATAGTGAGGTGTTTCCTCCCAGCTAAGGAGCGATTCCCATTGTCCTGGACCACTAATATCAGGTTATATTCTGCCCACCTCTCCCTGTCCAAGATGGCATTGGTCAACAGCATATAAGTGTATCTGTTGGttcttttcaatttgaaatgctCAAGTCCTTGACTAAGGTAACAATGCACCTGTCCATTGTTTCCAGAATCAGGATCACTTACTGTCACCAGAGCAACAAAGCTGTCCTTAGGAAGAGCTTCAGATAGCACTGGCACCTGGGCAGCCCAAGTGATGTGCACATCTGGGGCATTGTCATTGACATCTAGGACCTTGATGAGGATCTTGCAGTGTGCTGGAATAGGGTTGGCTCCAAGATCCCTGGCTTGCACATCCACTTCATAGGTATGGTTTTCTTCATAATCCAGTGGGCGTCTCAGAACTATACTGCCTGTCTTGGCTTCAATGCTGAACATGTTCAACACTTCCAGTGAAGCATGTTTACTGAGTGAGTATTCTATCTCCCCATTGGGACCCTGATCAGGGTCAGTGGCTGTAAGGTTTATAAGAATTGTCCCAGGCAAAGCATCTTCCCAGATTTCCACTGTCAAAGAACTCTCTGCAAACATAGGGCTGTTATCATTGGAGTCTAAAACAATTACCCTAAGTAAGGTTGTGCCTGATTTTGGTGATTCTCCATGATCAAAGGCAGTCAATACTAGATCAAAACAAGAGTGGAGCTCTCTGTCCACTTCTTTAACAACTACAAGTTCTGCATGTTTAGTTCCATCAGATCCAGAAATTACATCCAAAGCAAAGTAGTCACTGGGTGATAATGAGTAAGAGCAGAGTGCATTGGAGCCAGTGTCTGGGTCAAGGGCTCGGTCCAGTGGTATCCGTGTTCGTAAAGATGCACTCTCTGATATttctagttccagctcaggtTTTGGAAATTGGGGTGCATGATCATTGATGTCCAAGACCTGAATCTCCACGTGGATTAAAGCCAAGTGTATGGCAGCCAGAACATCAAAAGAGAACAAGCATGGATCGGTGTGCCTGCATAACCGCTCTCTGTCCAACCGCCCTGCTGTGCTAAGCAAACCATCTCCAGACCCAACACGGACAGGGAGCTCCTTGGGGAAATGCAGCTGCTGGAAGGTCTCTACTGGTTCACTTCTCTGTTCCCAGCCAAAATCCTCGGATAATTTCCCTATCACAGTTCCATTTGGCACTTCTTCTAACACTTTGTATTGCATAGCAAAGGGGGACACCTCCTGGCAATCCACACAAAGGAAAAAGTGCCAGCACAACACCAAGAATTGAAGCAGAAAGTGTGACAGCAAAAGCATGCTTCTGAGAAAGCCAACCACACTGTTGCTCAGCCCCAAGACagatgtttttttcctcaaaacttTGCACACCCAGACCAAGCTTAAAGAACCTGCAAATCATTTCTGTTTTCACCCAAGGACAGTCCCATTTCCAGATACCATAAGTGTATGTTACCAGCTGAAGGAGGAACAGAAATCCCAGGCAAGTCCAGCTACATTGAGAGAAAATCCCCACCTTCTCCACCAGCGCCTAGAAGAACAGGTAGGAGATCCAGATGTTGTCCAGGCTGAAAAACCTcagtgtggggggaagagagaggagtcTTTGCAAGTACAGGCTGACTCTGGCAATGCAGACTCCAGTCGGCTGCCTGCCAGCACTGGGAAGCAGAACAGCTGCTGTTTCCTAGGGAAACCCCACCTACAGGAAAAGGGAGGAGCAAGAGTGCCAGTACAATGCCTTCCCAGGAGTGGTGAGCTTTGTGGGGTTAGCtgctatgtggctctgggaaaaGTTTGgatattcatagagtttaaggccagatgcAATAGTTATGATAATCTTGTCTGATCTCttgcagaacacaggccagagaacctcagccagtaattcctgcatcaagcccataagtTCTGTATgaactacagcagatcttttaaaaagacatccagCCTTGACTTAAAGACTGGAAATGATGGAAAATTGCTGTGTCActagataagttgttccaatagtcaATTCCcaccactgttaaaaatgtatgctttggCATGAACACATGGGAAAATCTGGGTGGTGCACAAAGTCTGAGACAGGCATCTCACCATGCCCCATTGCTGCCATATTCGCCCTGGCCCCTTAAGCCCACCTTGCCAAGCAGTTTCCCTAGCACAACCCCAGGTGTTTCTACCTCGTTGACTTCTCTGTCTGCACCACTGTAA
This DNA window, taken from Trachemys scripta elegans isolate TJP31775 chromosome 8, CAS_Tse_1.0, whole genome shotgun sequence, encodes the following:
- the PCDH12 gene encoding protocadherin-12 isoform X1 — encoded protein: MLLLSHFLLQFLVLCWHFFLCVDCQEVSPFAMQYKVLEEVPNGTVIGKLSEDFGWEQRSEPVETFQQLHFPKELPVRVGSGDGLLSTAGRLDRERLCRHTDPCLFSFDVLAAIHLALIHVEIQVLDINDHAPQFPKPELELEISESASLRTRIPLDRALDPDTGSNALCSYSLSPSDYFALDVISGSDGTKHAELVVVKEVDRELHSCFDLVLTAFDHGESPKSGTTLLRVIVLDSNDNSPMFAESSLTVEIWEDALPGTILINLTATDPDQGPNGEIEYSLSKHASLEVLNMFSIEAKTGSIVLRRPLDYEENHTYEVDVQARDLGANPIPAHCKILIKVLDVNDNAPDVHITWAAQVPVLSEALPKDSFVALVTVSDPDSGNNGQVHCYLSQGLEHFKLKRTNRYTYMLLTNAILDRERWAEYNLILVVQDNGNRSLAGRKHLTICISDVNDNPPLFERITYDVTIAENNVPPSYLITVKAHDADLDFNGKVSYSIQDFLVSDLVSIDSKTGEIFVLRAFDYEQMTSLEFLVTAEDGGHPKLVSNVSVRVSLLDRNDNSPVIMQPVLVGGKARIIVLVNAQTGCLWLSLGNDSPQGTAVTTMTPTLNSNVSLLFTIAASDADSGMNGALHYDILSGNDTNLFLIDPLSGQVFINSSNASSLIGSEWELEVLVKDQGNSPLQAKALVQLSFRNHLDQLTNSAQEAQMLSSSMVTVICLPVLLGIFLLILALIVSICKREKKDNMAYNCREAEDAHRHQQLKKPHKHIQKTDIYLVPVLRNRQASQSEAEQVRSCEEALLKESAWDDPLQTSFHLTPTLYRTLRNQKGPAEQKDAFNLPAIQCRPFHPHRPRNASKESSSLQDAQTHSKSLENPQLKPLGDENCDLSLPTTHPSDMTLKRQRIAEPDVGPREAHRHQHLLRSLVRLSMVALAEQDPTGELAMESPPVQQISQLLSLLHQGQFQPKPNHRGNKYTAKNGSRNAGLDADCLTIKDSGQGENEADDRDSENGLNLSIDQLVGEELESLLEPHTGLALERLTADPAWMARLSLSLTSSYKDNVFSPASLHSSQHQEDEGWDKPRSFETFGKVTGSDPNAARTRLASTFLSEMSTLFEMILSQKAQAHATTASGLLQQLSAHSKPFGVDGDASAV
- the PCDH12 gene encoding protocadherin-12 isoform X2, coding for MLLLSHFLLQFLVLCWHFFLCVDCQEVSPFAMQYKVLEEVPNGTVIGKLSEDFGWEQRSEPVETFQQLHFPKELPVRVGSGDGLLSTAGRLDRERLCRHTDPCLFSFDVLAAIHLALIHVEIQVLDINDHAPQFPKPELELEISESASLRTRIPLDRALDPDTGSNALCSYSLSPSDYFALDVISGSDGTKHAELVVVKEVDRELHSCFDLVLTAFDHGESPKSGTTLLRVIVLDSNDNSPMFAESSLTVEIWEDALPGTILINLTATDPDQGPNGEIEYSLSKHASLEVLNMFSIEAKTGSIVLRRPLDYEENHTYEVDVQARDLGANPIPAHCKILIKVLDVNDNAPDVHITWAAQVPVLSEALPKDSFVALVTVSDPDSGNNGQVHCYLSQGLEHFKLKRTNRYTYMLLTNAILDRERWAEYNLILVVQDNGNRSLAGRKHLTICISDVNDNPPLFERITYDVTIAENNVPPSYLITVKAHDADLDFNGKVSYSIQDFLVSDLVSIDSKTGEIFVLRAFDYEQMTSLEFLVTAEDGGHPKLVSNVSVRVSLLDRNDNSPVIMQPVLVGGKARIIVLVNAQTGCLWLSLGNDSPQGTAVTTMTPTLNSNVSLLFTIAASDADSGMNGALHYDILSGNDTNLFLIDPLSGQVFINSSNASSLIGSEWELEVLVKDQGNSPLQAKALVQLSFRNHLDQLTNSAQEAQMLSSSMVTVICLPVLLGIFLLILALIVSICKREKKDNMAYNCREAEDAHRHQQLKKPHKHIQKTDIYLVPVLRNRQASQSEAEQVRSCEEALLKESAWDDPLQTSFHLTPTLYRTLRNQKGPAEQKDAFNLPAIQCRPFHPHRPRNASKESSSLQDAQTHSKSLENPQLKPLGDENCDLSLPTTHPSDMTLKRQRIAEPDVGPREAHRHQHLLRSLVRLSMVALAEQDPTGELAMESPPVQQISQLLSLLHQGQFQPKPNHRGNKYTAKNGSRRPATASMEPAQITAAIMNTVNTMCIILKYMQHQKLQKQECRAGC